In a genomic window of Pelotomaculum thermopropionicum SI:
- the PhoH gene encoding phosphate starvation-inducible protein (PhoH, predicted ATPase) — MAEKFEARVEFDDIGAAAEIFGRHDEHLAQIEKALGVRFMARGQELVIAGDREKVEQAGEVLTQLQKFYRAGNRLTSQEVGYAIRAAQGGIKDALESLARDVALVTPRGKQIKPKTIGQQKYVEMIRNYDVVFAIGPAGTGKTYLAVVMAIKALRNKEVGRLVLTRPAVEAGEKLGFLPGDLQEKIDPYLRPLYDSLYDVLGVENTQRYLEKHIIEIAPLAYMRGRTLEDSFIILDEAQNTTPEQMKMFLTRLGFGSKAVITGDITQVDLPRGQVSGLVNALEVLKDIKGLGIHVMTGEDIVRHPLVEEIIRAYEKVGKAAAKEE, encoded by the coding sequence TTGGCGGAAAAATTTGAGGCCAGGGTTGAGTTTGACGATATCGGGGCAGCGGCCGAGATATTCGGCAGGCATGACGAACACCTGGCGCAGATTGAAAAGGCCCTGGGGGTCCGGTTTATGGCTCGCGGGCAGGAACTGGTTATTGCCGGGGACAGGGAAAAGGTCGAGCAGGCGGGGGAGGTGCTGACCCAGTTGCAGAAATTTTACCGGGCGGGAAACCGCCTGACCAGCCAGGAGGTCGGCTACGCCATAAGGGCGGCGCAGGGTGGTATAAAAGACGCCCTGGAGAGCCTGGCCAGGGACGTTGCGCTGGTCACTCCCCGCGGCAAGCAGATTAAGCCTAAAACCATCGGGCAGCAGAAGTACGTTGAAATGATAAGAAATTACGACGTTGTTTTTGCCATCGGCCCGGCCGGCACGGGAAAGACCTACCTGGCGGTGGTAATGGCAATTAAAGCCCTGCGCAACAAGGAAGTGGGGCGCCTGGTTTTAACCCGCCCGGCGGTAGAGGCGGGTGAAAAGCTCGGTTTTCTGCCCGGCGACCTGCAGGAGAAAATCGATCCTTACCTAAGACCCCTTTATGACAGCCTTTACGACGTACTGGGGGTGGAAAATACCCAGAGATACCTGGAGAAGCATATCATCGAAATAGCGCCCCTGGCCTACATGAGGGGTAGGACGCTGGAAGACTCTTTTATCATTCTGGATGAGGCCCAGAACACTACCCCGGAACAAATGAAAATGTTTCTGACCCGCCTTGGTTTCGGCTCAAAAGCGGTGATAACCGGTGACATTACCCAGGTGGACCTGCCCAGGGGGCAGGTGTCCGGCCTTGTCAACGCCCTTGAGGTCCTGAAAGACATTAAGGGGCTGGGAATTCACGTTATGACGGGGGAAGATATTGTCCGGCACCCTCTGGTGGAAGAGATTATCAGGGCCTACGAGAAGGTCGGCAAGGCGGCGGCTAAAGAGGAGTGA
- a CDS encoding hypothetical protein (Partial MiaB (COG0621), 2-methylthioadenine synthetase), with the protein MGRRYTAWEYYRLAEVLRENLPGLGLTTDVMVGFPGETGENFANTCRFIEKVSFSRLHVFKFSPRRGTPAAGFGDQVEPPVKEERSRALLELGEKLSARFASLHIGLELDVLAEQPFQERSGLYEGLTGNYLRVVFPGNDELKGKIVRVKAEKLRDGLLEGSIII; encoded by the coding sequence ATGGGGCGCCGCTACACCGCCTGGGAGTATTACCGGCTGGCCGAAGTTTTGCGCGAAAACCTGCCCGGCCTGGGCCTTACCACCGATGTGATGGTAGGCTTTCCAGGGGAGACCGGTGAGAACTTTGCCAATACCTGCAGGTTCATTGAAAAGGTGTCTTTCAGCAGGCTGCACGTTTTCAAGTTTTCCCCCCGCAGGGGGACGCCTGCCGCAGGGTTTGGGGACCAGGTGGAGCCGCCGGTCAAGGAAGAGCGCAGCCGCGCCCTGCTGGAGCTGGGAGAAAAGCTCTCGGCCCGATTTGCCTCGTTGCACATCGGCCTTGAGCTGGACGTTCTGGCCGAGCAGCCCTTTCAGGAGAGAAGCGGCCTGTACGAGGGGCTGACCGGCAATTACCTGAGGGTTGTTTTCCCCGGAAATGACGAACTTAAGGGAAAAATAGTCAGGGTGAAGGCCGAAAAGCTCAGGGACGGCCTTCTGGAGGGCAGCATTATTATTTGA
- a CDS encoding hypothetical protein (containing DUF1429 domain): MAWRDFKKKVKRQFSDFLEIPGDVVLDMPRITLVGNIQLLVENHRGIIEYTPEGVRISVGEGELAVTGENLALRNIIPDELCIEGVIRTLSFI; encoded by the coding sequence ATGGCCTGGCGGGATTTTAAAAAGAAGGTAAAAAGGCAGTTTTCCGATTTTCTTGAAATTCCGGGCGACGTTGTGCTGGACATGCCAAGGATTACCCTGGTTGGCAACATCCAGCTTCTGGTTGAAAACCACCGGGGAATAATTGAATACACGCCCGAAGGGGTCAGAATCAGCGTTGGGGAAGGTGAGCTGGCCGTAACCGGCGAGAATCTGGCCCTTCGCAACATAATCCCCGATGAGCTTTGCATAGAAGGCGTAATCCGGACCTTGAGCTTTATTTGA
- a CDS encoding hypothetical membrane protein (containing Yqf domain) gives MLLFRMVSYLLGHLVILVTGETPEKFVNMAASRGICLWDITRVKDGALLMKVRLSSVRALRHIARRTRCRFRICRRMGLPFYYSRLRRRKALVLGAVFFIGTLYLLSSFVWFIEVKGNERLSAAEILEAAAEAGLVRGAPKWRFDAAGVEAKIQEKFPIVSWAGVYVKGTRVTVEVNERVVPAEEDRRPAHVVAAKAGLVREILVVSGHPAVKEGDTVAPGQVLISGEIPPPEERPEPGEDNKQGRVPKKVQPFRYVHARGIVRARVWYEGYGEAEIVETGRRRTGNYETRVSMKFDGKEIILSGRQNIPFELYEVETVVKRIEAWRNLSSPVEIVTEKFFELEDYREDRGLEGARRLAGERALEAALKQLPKNAAIQERLVEELPAGKTENLARARAVIETVEDIGKEEFFNPTVK, from the coding sequence GTGCTTTTGTTCAGGATGGTATCCTACCTGCTCGGCCATTTGGTTATCCTGGTGACCGGGGAGACCCCTGAGAAGTTTGTGAACATGGCTGCCAGCAGGGGGATCTGCCTCTGGGATATTACCAGGGTCAAAGACGGCGCCCTGCTCATGAAGGTTCGCCTCAGTTCGGTAAGGGCCCTGCGGCATATTGCCAGGCGCACCCGCTGCCGGTTTCGCATTTGCCGGCGGATGGGCCTTCCTTTTTATTACTCGCGCCTGCGCCGGAGGAAGGCACTGGTCCTGGGGGCGGTTTTCTTTATCGGAACCCTGTACCTTCTTTCGTCATTTGTCTGGTTTATTGAGGTTAAAGGCAACGAGCGCCTGAGCGCCGCAGAGATACTGGAAGCGGCTGCCGAAGCCGGGCTGGTCAGGGGTGCACCGAAGTGGCGTTTTGATGCGGCCGGGGTGGAGGCTAAAATTCAGGAAAAATTCCCCATCGTGAGCTGGGCTGGCGTATATGTTAAGGGTACCAGGGTGACCGTTGAGGTAAACGAGCGGGTCGTGCCGGCGGAAGAGGATCGCCGTCCCGCCCATGTGGTGGCGGCCAAGGCCGGCCTGGTCAGGGAGATACTGGTTGTCTCCGGGCACCCGGCGGTAAAGGAGGGGGATACCGTTGCGCCGGGGCAGGTACTTATTTCCGGTGAAATTCCCCCGCCTGAGGAGCGGCCGGAGCCAGGCGAAGACAATAAACAGGGCAGGGTTCCTAAAAAAGTTCAGCCTTTCCGGTACGTCCACGCCAGGGGAATCGTCAGGGCCAGGGTCTGGTACGAGGGATACGGCGAGGCGGAGATCGTGGAAACCGGCCGCCGCCGCACCGGCAATTATGAGACCCGGGTCAGTATGAAATTTGATGGCAAGGAAATAATTTTATCAGGCAGGCAGAATATTCCCTTTGAACTTTACGAGGTCGAGACCGTCGTTAAAAGGATTGAGGCATGGAGGAATCTAAGTTCGCCTGTCGAAATAGTAACCGAGAAATTTTTTGAGCTGGAGGACTACCGGGAGGACCGGGGTCTGGAAGGGGCCCGCAGGCTGGCAGGGGAGCGGGCGCTTGAGGCGGCGCTGAAACAGCTTCCCAAAAACGCGGCAATTCAGGAGCGGCTGGTGGAAGAGTTGCCTGCCGGCAAAACTGAGAATCTCGCGCGGGCCAGAGCGGTAATTGAAACAGTAGAGGACATTGGCAAGGAGGAATTCTTTAATCCAACAGTCAAGTAG
- a CDS encoding hypothetical protein (containing partial region of 2-methylthioadenine synthetase (COG0621 MiaB)): MAEKRVAIHTLGCKVNQYESASLAGLFLERGYRLVGFDDEADVYIINTCTVTHLGDRKSRQLIRRASRTNPAALIAVTGCYAQTSPGEIAKIPGVDLVIGTRDRARLVDLVETAVKGKGPLCAVGEHVAGEEFEEVRALPVQGRVRAFLKIQEGCDNFCTYCIIPYARGPMRSRRPERVLEEARELVRSGYKEIVLTGIRTGAYGRDLGESLTLAGLMRDLAGVSGLLRLRLSSIEPVDITDELIQTMAGLEVFCRHLHVPAERRRRRPEKDGAPLHRLGVLPAGRSFARKPARPGPYHRCDGRLSRGDR; this comes from the coding sequence ATGGCTGAAAAAAGGGTGGCAATCCACACCCTGGGATGCAAGGTCAACCAGTACGAATCGGCCTCCCTAGCCGGGCTTTTCCTGGAACGGGGCTACCGGCTGGTGGGCTTTGACGATGAGGCCGACGTGTACATCATTAACACCTGCACGGTGACCCACCTGGGAGACCGCAAGTCCCGGCAGTTGATCCGCCGGGCCTCAAGGACAAACCCCGCCGCGCTGATTGCCGTGACCGGCTGTTACGCCCAGACCAGCCCGGGCGAAATTGCGAAAATTCCCGGCGTCGATCTGGTAATAGGTACCAGGGACCGGGCCAGGCTGGTCGATCTGGTGGAAACCGCAGTCAAGGGAAAGGGCCCGCTTTGCGCGGTCGGCGAGCACGTGGCCGGTGAAGAGTTTGAAGAGGTCCGCGCCCTGCCCGTCCAGGGGAGGGTGAGGGCATTTTTAAAAATCCAGGAAGGCTGCGACAATTTTTGCACATACTGCATAATCCCTTACGCCAGGGGCCCCATGCGCAGCAGGCGCCCGGAGAGGGTGCTGGAGGAGGCGCGGGAACTGGTTAGGTCCGGTTACAAAGAGATAGTTCTCACCGGCATCCGCACCGGGGCCTACGGGCGGGACCTGGGCGAAAGCCTTACCCTGGCCGGGCTTATGCGCGACCTGGCCGGCGTTTCCGGACTGCTGAGGCTGCGCCTGAGCTCGATTGAGCCAGTCGACATCACTGACGAGCTGATCCAAACCATGGCCGGCCTGGAGGTTTTCTGCCGGCATTTGCACGTGCCTGCAGAGCGGCGACGACGCCGTCCTGAAAAGGATGGGGCGCCGCTACACCGCCTGGGAGTATTACCGGCTGGCCGAAGTTTTGCGCGAAAACCTGCCCGGCCTGGGCCTTACCACCGATGTGATGGTAGGCTTTCCAGGGGAGACCGGTGA
- the AslB gene encoding arylsulfatase regulator (Fe-S oxidoreductase) has translation MRGQRNVKTPSIRNTWLNSVTAFIGEYTGTNPGYSPRALAAALAENFLIRPEDAEKLASFIKPGPEPVWPGLAGIELNLTFNCNLACEYCFIHDKSPAGRMTFATAKNAVDLLVERAAYPAVNITLIGGEPLLEFELIKKIVPYALEAAGKRNLGVTWSVTTNGTLINEDILKFFASHKIGMLLSIDGGPATHDRYRRTKSGEGTWHKIAGLIPLIKKYQPWLGARMTVSTEAVDTMWEDYSVLVGMGINQFIIAPAQGARRWTREQVERYGLGLVKILLDYHRLRRRGIPLFIEEFEKDESEYGFWGCRAGSTSLAVAPNGDVSPCSKMLGLTEEAGKYIIGNVNSGIDVKLLEPFRHPAVHQPRHCKRCSRKCTGGCYAVNFEQTGSHFTASEENCLFWAVCQETRRLSRMIGTGRIQ, from the coding sequence ATGAGAGGGCAAAGAAACGTCAAAACGCCGTCAATTCGGAACACCTGGTTAAATTCGGTTACAGCTTTTATCGGGGAGTACACCGGAACCAACCCCGGGTACTCCCCCCGGGCTCTTGCCGCAGCCCTGGCGGAAAACTTTCTGATAAGGCCGGAAGACGCCGAAAAGCTTGCTTCTTTTATAAAGCCCGGGCCGGAGCCGGTCTGGCCGGGCCTGGCGGGAATTGAGCTGAACCTGACCTTTAACTGCAATCTGGCCTGCGAGTACTGCTTTATTCACGACAAAAGCCCGGCCGGCCGGATGACTTTCGCCACGGCCAAAAATGCCGTTGACCTGCTGGTAGAGCGGGCGGCGTATCCGGCCGTCAACATCACTTTAATAGGCGGCGAGCCCCTGCTGGAGTTCGAACTGATTAAAAAAATAGTGCCCTATGCTCTGGAAGCCGCCGGGAAGCGGAATCTGGGCGTCACCTGGTCGGTAACCACCAACGGCACCCTGATCAATGAAGACATCTTGAAATTCTTTGCCTCACATAAAATCGGCATGCTTCTCAGCATCGACGGCGGGCCGGCTACCCACGACCGCTACCGCCGGACCAAAAGCGGGGAAGGCACCTGGCACAAAATAGCCGGCCTGATCCCGCTCATTAAAAAGTACCAGCCCTGGCTGGGGGCGAGAATGACCGTCAGCACCGAAGCTGTAGATACAATGTGGGAGGACTACAGCGTGCTGGTTGGCATGGGAATTAACCAGTTCATAATCGCCCCGGCCCAGGGTGCAAGGCGCTGGACCAGGGAGCAGGTAGAACGGTACGGCCTCGGCCTGGTGAAAATATTGCTGGACTACCACCGCCTGAGGCGCCGGGGGATTCCGCTGTTCATCGAAGAATTTGAGAAAGATGAAAGCGAATACGGGTTTTGGGGCTGCCGGGCCGGCAGCACCTCCCTGGCCGTGGCGCCCAACGGGGATGTGAGCCCCTGTTCAAAAATGCTCGGCCTGACTGAAGAAGCAGGCAAATATATAATAGGCAACGTAAACTCGGGGATTGACGTAAAGCTGCTGGAGCCTTTCCGGCACCCCGCCGTCCATCAGCCCCGGCACTGCAAGCGGTGTTCAAGAAAATGCACCGGGGGATGCTACGCCGTAAACTTTGAGCAAACCGGCAGCCATTTTACCGCATCGGAGGAAAACTGCCTTTTCTGGGCGGTTTGCCAGGAAACCCGGCGGCTTTCCAGAATGATCGGCACAGGCCGGATTCAATAA
- the Hit gene encoding diadenosine tetraphosphate (Ap4A) hydrolase and other HIT family hydrolases yields MQDCIFCKIVNRELPSDVVYENEDILVFKDIKPEAPVHLLLIPKKHIPSLLDLSEEDAGVIGQIQLAASRLAREMGLAERGFRLVNNCGRDSGQVVMHVHYHLLAGRPFKWPPG; encoded by the coding sequence ATGCAGGACTGCATATTTTGTAAGATAGTTAACAGGGAGCTGCCCTCGGACGTGGTCTATGAAAACGAGGATATCCTGGTTTTTAAGGACATTAAACCGGAGGCCCCGGTCCACCTTCTGTTAATTCCGAAAAAACACATCCCCAGTTTGCTTGATCTGAGCGAAGAGGACGCCGGGGTGATAGGGCAGATCCAGCTTGCCGCCTCCCGTTTGGCCCGCGAGATGGGGCTGGCGGAAAGGGGTTTCCGCCTGGTGAATAACTGCGGCCGCGATTCCGGCCAAGTGGTAATGCATGTTCATTACCATCTTCTTGCGGGAAGGCCGTTTAAATGGCCCCCCGGCTAG